The sequence below is a genomic window from Paenibacillus silvisoli.
GCAGCAAGCTGATCTTCACGGTCGTCGTCCTGTCGCTCATGTTTACGCCTCAAGTAACGGCGATTCCGAACTACATGGTCATGTCGTGGATCGGATTGATCGATACATATTGGGCGGTCATCGTGCCGGCGTTCGCGTTCTCGCTCGGTCTTTACTTAATGAAGCAGTTCATGGAGCAAATCCCTGACGCGCTGCTCGAATCGGCGAAGATCGACGGAGCGAACGAATACCGCATTTTCTGGCAGATCGTCATGCCGAACGTAAAGCCGGCTTGGCTGACGCTCGTCATCCTGCTCTTCCAAATGCTATGGGGCACGGACGGCAACGGCTTCATCTATAGCGAACAACTGAAAACGCTTCACTACGCATCGAACCAAATTATTTTCGGCGGTATCGCCCGGGCGGGCGTCGGCTCCGCGGTTGCGCTCATCCTAATGAGCGTGCCGATCGCGCTCTTCATTTTCTCGCAAAGCCGCATTATCGAAACGATGACGACATCCGGCATGAAAGATTAGAGGGGGTGGAAGCGTGCAAATCAAGAGAGTGCTCTTGCTGGCCGCGATCGTATCGCTGCTGGTGACATTATTCGACGTGCAGCCTGCGCCTGCATCGGCGGCTGCGCCTTACGAAGCTTACAATTACGATTTCTACGGCGATGCCGTGCCGCTGCCAGCCCCTTACCTGCCGGAGTACGCCATTACCGGCAAAAGTCTGGGCGTCGGCGATTTCAATCAGCCTAGCGATATGTACGTTGCGAAAGACGGCAGCGTATACATCCTGGACAAAGGCAACGCGCGCGTAATCGTGCTGGATAGCAGCCTGAAAGTGAAGCAGGTCATCGCCGACTTCGACAACAACGGCAAGCAGGA
It includes:
- a CDS encoding carbohydrate ABC transporter permease — translated: MKMALSLRKKRVNRSFSGTFWMSVFLALVASFMALPLVYAINAAFKPLDEIFLFPPTLFVRNPTTSNFIDLMTLLGQSWVPFSRYIFNTFFITGMGVLGHVLLASAAAYPLAKHKFPGSKLIFTVVVLSLMFTPQVTAIPNYMVMSWIGLIDTYWAVIVPAFAFSLGLYLMKQFMEQIPDALLESAKIDGANEYRIFWQIVMPNVKPAWLTLVILLFQMLWGTDGNGFIYSEQLKTLHYASNQIIFGGIARAGVGSAVALILMSVPIALFIFSQSRIIETMTTSGMKD